In the genome of Desulfovulcanus ferrireducens, the window CTTTAATTCTAACGGCTATGGTCCTGATCATCGGGGCCATGGCCGTTTTTAATTTCTTCTTTTTTAAGGCCCACAGAAATTCATTTTTCGGAACCAAGGTCGGTGTGGTCCATATAAATGGTCTGATAGCTGATTCCCTGCGTATTACCAATTGGATTGACGAACTGGCCAAGGATAATGCCATAAAAGGGGTCATTGTGCGAATTAATTCACCCGGCGGAGTTGTTGGTCCTTCCCAAGAAATCTATGCTGCTCTTCAAGCCCTGGCCCGGAAAAAAAAGGTCGTGGCTTCAATGGGCTCTGTGGCTGCCTCCGGGGGCTATTATATTGCCTGTGCCGCACATAAAATTGTGGCCAACCCCGGCACTTTGACTGCCAGCATCGGCGTCAAGGCAAAACTCACCAACATGCAGGGACTCATGCAAAAATTGGGAATTGCCGAGCAGACCGTTACCAGTGGAAAATTAAAAAATGCCGGGACCATATTTCGGCCTTTAACCCCGGAAGAAAAAAAGTACTTTCAATCTCTGGTTAATGATATGCATGACCAGTTTGTCCAGGATGTGGCCAGAGGACGGCACATGGACATAGAAAAGGTACGGGCCCTGGCTGATGGTCGGGCCATGACCGGTCGGCAGGCCAAAGAAGCTGGTCTGGTGGATGAGTTGGGTGGATTTAACAAGTCTCTGGATGTCTTACGTTTGTTAACTGGAATTAAAGGGGAAATTTCCCTGGTGCAGGGTCCACCTGAAAAGTCGTCACTGTTAGAAAAATTTTTAGGTAAGCTTACTTTCAAAGAGCAAATTCTGGGGCCTCGGTGGGTATTTACCTATGAATAAGACTCAAGAAGTCATCGATAAGGTAAGTCAGGGTTTAAGAATTTCTTTAAGTGAAGCCCTGGAACTGGTTAAGAGAGCTTCCATTCATGATCTGGGCAGCCTGGCCTATCAGGTGCGTAGCAAATTATACGGACAGCAGGCCTTTTATATATACAATCAACATATTAATTACACCAATATCTGTCAAAATGCTTGCAGATTCTGTGCATACAGCAAGAGCCCTGACCAAGACGGCGCATATACCTACTCAATAGAGCAAATAAAAGACGAAGTTCGTAGCCGGATAAAAGAACCCATTACCGAAATCCATATTGTAGGAGGACTAAACCCAGATCTACCCTACTCTTATTATTTACAGTTACTAAAAAGTATAAAAGAGATCCGCCCTGATGTAAAAATAAAGGCCTTTACCGCTGTTGAGATCGCTTTTTTGGCCCAAAAATACGGGATTTCTCCTCGCAAGGTACTGCATGAATTGCACGAGGCTGGTTTGGATGCCTTGCCAGGTGGCGGTGCCGAGGTGTTTGATCCGAAACTCAGACAAAAACTCTGCCCGGAAAAGATTTCTGGCAAGGCCTGGCTGGATATCCATAGAGAGGCGCATAAACAAGGCATTCCTACCAATTGCACCATGCTCTTTGGGCACATTGAAACTTGGGAAGATCGCTTGAATCATCTCCAGTTCTTACGTGACCTTCAGGATGAAAGCGGTGGCTTTTTGTGCTTTATTCCTCTGCCGTATCAACCTGCAAATAATAATTTAAAAGCTGATGGCCCCGATGGTCTCGACTTTTTGCGCATGATTGCCATCTCCAGGATCTTCCTTGACAATATTCCCCATATCAAGGCCTACTGGGTTTTTGCCGGCATCAAGGCTGCACAGCTTGCCTTGTGGTACGGTGCTGATGACTTTGACGGAACAATCGTCGAGGAGAAGATTGGCCACGCTGCTGGTGCTGACACCCCCAGGGGGTTAACCGTCAAAGCCCTTTGCAAGCTTATTCAAAAAGCAGAATTTACACCTGTTGAAAGGGATACTTTTTTTAACGTCAGCCCGTAAACAAAAATGTAAGTCTTTCAACAATCCAAGTTCAGCAAGAACTGGAAGGTCCTAAAAAATGGACCAGACAATAAAAGATCTTCATAAAACCAGCCAAAAAAATTGTCTTAACTGCCAAAATTAAAATTACTGAAATTGGAGCATGAATAATTGACTTTTATAAACTTTTGGCATTAAGTATGTGAAATTTTCAACATACCTAAACGAGGAGGGTCAAAAATGGATGTTATCCTTGAACTGATCAAAAATATGTCTCACAGCACAACCGAGGGAATATTCGGCGTAACAGCTATTTTCATTTATTTTATAGTTATTGTTGCTGTTGCAATTTACCGCATCAAAGAAGGACAAAAAGAAGGTCATCATTAAAATAGAGCAAGGCTAAGGGCCTTTGGGTGATAGTAGATAGACAAAACATTGTCCAGTTACCAACTAACCCATAAATCTAATCTCTTAATGCAGCCCTTAGCCTTATGCTTCTTCATCCTCTTCATTAGACTCAGCCAAGTCACAAATCAAGTGACTAAATTTTGGGGGTTGCCCCTTACAAACGATTCAATGTTTTCTATCAACTGATCAGCCAGGTTGCTCATGGCCTCCTCACTTGCCCAGGCAATATGCGGCGTGAGGATAAAGTTAGGCTGATTCAGTTTGAGTAGTACATGGTCTTCCCGGGGCGGTTCTATACTTAAGACATCAAAACCGGCCCCAGCGATGAGACCTTCCTGTAAGGCCAGAGCCAGGGCATTTTCATCGACTACCCCGCCGCGAGCAGTGTTGATCAATAGACTTGAGGATTTCATTAATTTGAGTTCGGGCAGGGAGATGAGATTTCTTGTATCGGGGGTGAGGGGGCAATGAAGGGTTACAATATCGCTTTCACTCAAAACTGTTTCAAATGGCGTCCTGCCAGAACGAATAGTCTGCGCATTTTTGTGCTCAGCTAAAAGCACCTGCATACCAAAGGCCTTAGCCAGGCGTGCAACGGCCTGCCCCAGTGCTCCATAGCCGATTATCCCCAAGGTACTGCCGTGAATATCATGAATAGGATGAGTAAACAAACAAAACTGATCAGACTTCGACCATAACCCTGCGTGGATATCCTCCTGATAAGCGAGCAAGTTACGCCGTAAAGCCAAAATAAGCATAAAAACGTGTTCCGAGACTGCATTACAGGCATAATCGCGGATATTAGCCACAACAATTCCCCGGGCTCGGCAAAAATCTATGTCTATATGGTCTGTGCCTGTCGCTGCAACAGCGATCATTTTCAAGCTGGGCAACTTCTCTAGGGTGGCCCTGCGTAGGGGAACCTTGTTGGTGATCGCAATGTCTGCCTCTTTAAGCCTAGCTACAACTTCGTCTTCTCTGGTCCGCTCAAATTCTTCCCAGTGATGAGGGAAACCAGGTCTTTTGATATCTATTTTCAGGGTAGAACGATCCAAAAATACTATTTTATACTGCAAAACAATCTACCTCCGTGGTTAAAGTTCATCATAGAAGCCGAACCAACTTCCCTGCTTCGTCAGACCCGGCTATGAAGTAAGCAAAAAATTACAATGTACAGGTTCAGTAGCGTGAACCATTTAATGCCGGCTCTTGTAGTTGGCTCGATATATATTTTCTTGAAGTGACCAACCATTATTACTCATTTTTTCCCAAAAAGGACAAGAATGTCAAACCACGAACACCCAAATAACATTTTTGTAATATTAACTCACTACAAGTAACAACCCAACTTATTTTTTCATCACTTTATTATCCAAGCTTAAAGCAACAACCATGTGACGGCATACTATTTGCATAAAAAATCACATTAAAATTTCTAAGTAACAACTCTCTCAATGAATCTAATGAAAGACAAAATCAATCTCATAATATTGATAATATTGAAAGTTTGCTGAAGATTGACAATTTGATAAGGGATACCTTATCTATTTTATCTTTATAGCATTTTTTCATTGGGCACCTGACTATTAACCAGTCCTTTATCGATATGGTTATAGAAAAAAACTTATTTTAATATTTGAAGATACAGGAGGGACAAATTGAGTTTAAAAGGAAAAATGATTGCCCTATGTTTGCTGGCAAGTTCCATTCCTTTGTGTATTATTGGTTATTATAGCGTGAATCTTGCGACAGATATACTCCAAAAAAGGACTTATTCTCAGCTTGAATCGCTCAGGGATCTTAAAAAGTACTCCATGCAAAAGATCATTAACCGCTGGATGATAGACCTAGAAAAAATTTCTTCAGAAAAGGATACCCTCAAAGCCTATTCCCAGTTTAAGCGCTACCTCAAGTCCGAAGACGTCGAGCCTGGTCAGCCAATGGACGTACAAAATTCTTATTATCAAAAACTACATGAGATGTACGGATCTTCCCTGAAATATTATGTAAAGATCCTGGGATACGAAGATGTCCTGTTGATTGATCCTAATGGCAGGGTTATATTTACTGTCGCCAAAAAACCAGACATTGGCCAGGATTTGGCATTCGGAGAACTCAAAGATTCACATCTGGCAAAGTCATGGCGTGCTGCTGCCCAAGAAGGAAAAATAGTTTTTACCGATGTCAAACCCTACCCTCCCTATAACAATCAGCCCTCTGCCTTCCTGATCTCTCCTCTTAAGGGAGACCAAGAAAATGCCGGATTTGTTGCCCTAAAAATATCCTTTAAGGAAATCAAATCCCTAATGAACCTGCGCCCAAGCCTTGGAAATACCGGCGAGACCATACTTGTTGGTCAAGACTACCTGATGCGCTCGGATTCATACCTTGATCCGGAAAATCACTCCCTAGAGGCATCTTTCCTTAATCCAGATAAAGGACGGGTGCAATGCCAAGCTATCACCCTTGCCCTGGCTGGTAAATCAGGGCTGATGACCGATGTTGACTACAGAGGAGAAGTCGCTCTCTCAGCTTATGCGCCGATCACTATAAAAAACGTGGTTTGGGGGCTTATCGTCAAAAAGGATCGGGATGAGGCATTTGCCGAGGTCAGGACACTAAAACAAGCTTCATTTATCGTTGGAGGCGCTACCATTACATTGGTAATACTTATTATGCTCTATTTCTTGCGAAGAGAGTTAATAAAACCAATCGAGTCCCTAAAACAATTTGCACAAAAGGTGGCTGATGGCGACCTTGAAGCCAATGTCGATGGCAAATTCAAAGCAGAACTAAACGAACTGTTTGAGGCCAATTTACAGATGGTCCAACATCTTAAAGAAAAGATAAACCAGGCTAACAGGAGCAGACTTGAAGCCCAAAAACAGACCGAAAAGGCCCAAATGGCTCTAAACGAAGCCAACAAGGCCCGCAAAGAAGCCGAGGAGGCCACCCAACGAGGGAGGCTCCAGGCAGCCCAAAAACTTGAAGGTATTGTCGAGGAGATAACAACTGAATCAGATCTAATCTCCACTAAAGTCGCTGAAGTTAGCAAGGGGGTTCGTGTTCAACAGTCACAGATTCAAGAAATGACAACCGCTATGGAACAGATAAACATGACCGTAATGGATGTCGCTAAAAACGCCTCTGAAGCTGCTAATAGCGCAAGAGATACCAAGGACAAAGCTGCCAATGGATTCAAAATTGTTAAAAAAGCCATAGATGCCATAGATGAAGTTAACGATATGTCCTCGAATCTCAAGGATAATTTACACCAACTTGGTGTTAAGGTGGAGGCCATCAATCAAGTTATGGATGTTATAAACGACATAGCGGATCAAACCAATCTCCTCGCCTTGAATGCAGCCATTGAAGCGGCCAGGGCTGGCGACGCTGGCCGAGGATTCGCAGTTGTGGCCGATGAGGTAAGAAAACTCGCAGAAAGGACTATGGGGGCCACACACGAGGTTGGGGAAACAATCAGTAAAATTATCAATTCTACTCAGCAGAATATCGACCATATGGATGGGACAGTGGCCCTTGTGGCCAAAGCAACAGAGTTAGCCAATAAATCGGGCGAAACTTTGAGAGAAATTGTGGATTTGTCCGAACACACATCCACTCAAATACAAAATATCGCCACGGCAACCGAGGAGCAGTCTCAGGCCACTGAGGAAATAAGCAGGTCTTTGGAAGGCATAAACGAAATTGCCAACACCACTGCTGAAGAGATGATGCGCTCTGCCCAGGCCACTCAAGGCTTAGCCGAAGAGGTCAAAGAGCTTCAAGCTCTTGTCCAAGAACTAAAAGGAACAAATTAGTCCCCGGTATGGAAGGGGATGTGGGATTTTGAATTTCGGAACTAGCACCTGTCAAGCTATTTTGAGTAACTAACAAGAATCATTACAATAATCTTATGGTTATGCATAGAAGGGGGTGACAGCTTGTCACCCCCTTTTTTGTATTTAATGTTAAATATGCCTTATAAGCAAAAAAAACCACACAAAAGTGAGAATTTATTTTTATGTTTTTTTTAAAATTACTATTTTTGCTTTGGCTGATTAATTTTGCCCCACCGTTTTTGGCCTTTTTTCTGGAAGACAGGTGGAATACCCCTGTAGACATGGGTAAAGTCTTCTGGGATAAGAAACCCCTTTTTGGTGGACACAAAACAATTCGTGGAATAATAGCCGCTATCGGTGCCGGGGGAGGAATCGCCCTTCTCTTTGGCTTCCCCCTCTGGGTTGGGCTAACAGCGGGAATTTTAAGTATGGCAGGAGATTTAATCTCCAGCTTCATCAAACGCAGGTTTTCTCTCACCTCTGGCTATGATGTTCCTGGCCTGGACCAGCTTTTCGAGGGGCTTTTCCCTCTTCTTTTTCTAAAACATTACTTTTCGTTTTCCTGGCTGACATTTCTCGCAATTCTGATAGCCTTTTGTATCGGCGCGTATGTGGGCTCCAGATTTTACAAGTCGATTCTTCAAAAAGAGCCATTTAGCGGCTATCCCAGGCCTGTTAAGCCTCGGATAGTTTTCAAAGAATTGATCTCGTGCAGGATCAAATCAAAAATTTTAAGCCAGTTCCTCAATTTTGAAGATGCTCTTTTCTATCACCTGCTTATCCAAACCTTTTTCAAAACACTTGGTTTATATAAAAGAGGAATGGCCAACGCCCTTAACTTTAAGCTAAGGGAAGTCTACATTAACCACCCCAAACTACCTCACAACTTTGAGGCATACACAATCCTCTTTATGAGCGACCTGCACCTAGACGGACTAAACGGTTTGACCGAACGATTACAAACTGTGCTTGAACAAATCTCAGTGGATCTCTGCATCCTGGGTGGAGATTACAGGATGGCCACCCACAGTACATATCTGGATGCTATGGGTAAGTTAAAGCGAGTCATATCCAGCATAAAAACCAATGACGGGATAATAGCCGTGCTTGGAAACCATGATTGTCTTGAAATGGTCGAATTCCTGGAAGAAATTGGGGTCAAGGTCCTGCTCAATGATGCCCTCCCAATTGAACATAAAGGACAAACAATCTGGATAGTTGGAGTTGACGATCCTCACTACTACCAATGCCACGATCTAGACCAGGCTTTTGAAAAGGTTCCCCAGGATGCGTTTTCTATTTTCGTGGCCCACACTCCAAAAATATACAAAGAAGCAGCGAAGCACGGAGCAGATATCTACCTTGCCGGCCATACTCATGCAGGACAGATACAAATACCACCCATAGGTCCTGTTTTTACCCACTGCCCTGCACCTAGAAAATACAGCCAAGGGCTTTGGAGTTACAGACAGGTGACTGGATTTACTACTTCCGGAGTAGGAGTATCCGGAGTGCCGGTACGGTTCAATTGCTCTGGTGAAGTCGTTAAGATCCGGTTAAAACGAAAACCAGGAAATTGTCTGCCCAGCCGGCAAGAAGAGGGGAAATAGCGCTGATGAAACAGACCGCGTCCCTATTATAGATTGAATGGAAGCACGTATTCTAAACTTGTAAAGACTCTAAATCCAAATTAAGCAGAGCATTATTTGTTCGCCCCGTTTTCCCCTTTTGAGGAAGGCAAAGGAGGTCGTTACCAAGGTTTTTTTAAAATATATATAAGGGAAGCAGGGCGAACAAATAATGCTCTGCCTATGCTTTGCATCTTTAAAATTATAAAATGCACCACAGAATCCTAAACCTTTCTCCCTGTGGCAAGACGCGTAAACCTACGCTTCACTCACCTCCTTCTTTGTATAGACCAATACTTTTCTAATTATTCAACTTTGCCACCAACCGGGCTTTGATTGATCTTACTCCTTCAACTACCATGCCGCCGACATCAAAAGGTGAAACCCCTTCCAAGTCAGCCTTTTTGACCTCTTCACTTAGATAAACAAAACCCAACAACTCCAAATCAACCAAATTTTTCCTAATAAATTGAACATCAGCCTCATCAACTACTTTACTACCCACCGCAAAAACTCTTTTGAGCCCTAGATCCTCAGCCAAGCTTTTGATCTGCATAGCGGTTTGGATGCTTCTCCGACCAGGCTCAACAACCACCAACAAGGCATCAACCGACTCAGCAGTACCTCGACCCAGATGCTCAATACCGGCTTCCATATCCATGATCACCACATCTTCTCTTTCAATCAAAAGGTGTTTCATCAAGCTTTTGAGCAACGCATGCTCCGGGCAAAAACAACCGCTACCACCCTGCTCAACAGTTCCCATAAGCAATAGCTTAACCCCTTGATGTTCCACACAATACTTCTCAGGCAAGTCGTCCACTTTAGGATTCAAAATAAAATACGAGCCGTACCCGCCACTTGCCCCGGTGCGTTCTTCAGCCAATTTTTTCATCTTTGAAAAGGGGGTTATCTTTTTATATTGGGATTCGGGTATACCTAGAGCTGATGCTAGGTTAGCATCCGGGTCAGCATCTACGGCCAAAACACGATAGCCCTCATCAGAAAAAAGGCGAGCAAGTATCCCGGCAACTGTAGTTTTCCCCACGCCACCTTTGCCTGTAACCGCTATTTTCATAATTAACCTTTCTGTTATTCTTGTTTTTAGGGATAAGGGCTCCGAAGAGCCCTTATCTTATTGATTGACCTTAAATACCTAACCCCTCACGTCTTTGCTTAATTACAGCAATCAATTTCTCAGCAGCCTTTTTCGGATCAGTTTCTACGATAAAGTAACCTCCAACCAAATCTTTTGCCTTTTCTGTTAAAAATTCAGCAACTACAGAAGACCCCAGAACTTGAGGCACGACTCCGATATGGGTTGGTAAGCCTAATGCAACCGCCCATGTTCCAATCGCGACAGCCTTCTCTGCCATAGCCTCAGGGGCAGAGGCTACTAATGGCAACTTGTCCAAATCTACACCCAACTTGTCGGCAACGGCCACAGCTACTTTAACAGCTCTGGTATTATCAACACATGAGCCCATGTGTAGTACTAAAGGCATAGGGCCGTTAAGACCGGCTGCCTCTCCTATAGCAGTGAGCACGGCTTTTAGGGAGTCTCCGGCATAGGCCACTGTCGCTTCTTGGGTCATTAAACCATTCTTGGCAAAAGCACCAGCTCCACAACCAGTGGCTAGTATCAATACGTTATTTTTGGCCAACTCTTTAGCAATAGTAATAAAACTATTGTCTTGAGTTGTCTGGGGGTTGTTACATCCGGCAAACAACGCAATGCCCTGAATGTTTCCATTAACTATGTTATCAATTAAAGGTTTCAAGGGATCATTTGCATCTAATTTACTCAAAGCCGATATGATCGCCTCTGCACTGAAGCCTGTAATAGCTGTTTGTTTATAAGAAGGAATGTTAACTCTACTGTTATCTCGTCTTTTAAAGGCATCAATTGCCAGCTCTACAATCTTTTTGGCACTGTCCAAGGCCGTATCCTCGTGGAACTCTATATGAGTAGCGCCGGTAATCTTGTTTTCATTTAAAGTAGTAATTACTTCTGTATGGAAACATTCGCTTATTTTACTAATAGAGGGCATAATACACTGCACATCCACGACCATAGCATCTACAGCGCCCGTTATAATGGCAAGCTCTTGAGACAGGTAGTTAGAGGCCAGAGGAATTCCACGCCGCATCATTACTTCGTTACCTGTACAGCAAATACCGACAATGTTAATGCCATCTTCTGCACCGGCTTTCTTGGCCTCTTCGTTCATTTTAAGGGCTACGTCACAAACGATTTCACTCAATAAAGGATTATGACCGTGAACCGCTATATTAACGGCATTTTCCTTTAGCACCCCAAGGTTGGCTGCAGTAACTACAGGCTCAGGCGTGCCAAAAATAACATCGGACAGTTCTGTTGAGAGATACATTCCAGTATAATCAGCCAGCGCCCCCTTTAATCCTCCAAGCATAACGTTTACTGCATCGGCATCACACCCGACATGGGTGCGCCCCATAATTTCGGTGACAACGGCATCAATATTATGCGGCATAACCCGAAGTTTGCACAGTTTATCTACCCGCTCAGTGGTCATGGTTTCCTTGGCCCAGCTACAAGGTGTAGTGCGCTCCTGGCGGGAAAAATCCTCCAGGCTAGCCAAAGCTACTTCTTTTGCTAGTTGCTTTAAATCTTTGCCTGCCGGTTCCAAATTTAATTTTTCCGCTATACTTCTTAATTTTTGTTCGTCCTTAATCCTGTATGCAGGCGCGTGTCCTTCTCCAGCTGCCAATAAGGTTAAGGCCACATGACGACCATGCTCGGAATGAGCGGCAGCGCCCGCTGCAATCATGCGGATCAAGTTTCGGGCGACTATAGTGTGAGCATCTGCCCCACAAACACCTCTTTGTGGTCCGTTGCCAAAGGGATCGATTCGGCAAGGCCCTTTCCAACAAATACGACAGCAAACTCCTAACTGACCAAAACCGCATTGTGGTTTCATTGCCTCATAACGATCCCAAACTGTTTCAATACCTTCTTTATTGGCAATGGGAACCAATTGATCGACACAAGGATCAACAGATCTTTTGTTACTCATTATTATTCCTTCCTCCTCATATGTGTTTATAGGCTTGCACAGCTTCCTTTGCTCTAGCCTCAAGGAGTTTTTTGCGATAACTTTCAATATCTACCAACATTATTGCCTTGGTAGGACACGCCTCAACACAGGCACAAGACAGTTCTTTGTTATCCTTCATTCTGCTGTAACAAAGATCACATTTTCTTGCTTTGCCTTTTTTAGTTCGACTGCTACCGTTTTCGGCCTCATCTGCAGTTACCGTGATCGCTCCGAAAGGACATACCATGACGCAAACCTTGCAACCAACACAGCTTTTCTCATTTATTTTAACCATTCCTTCTTCCTGGTATATTGCCCCTGTAGGACAGGCGAGAGCACAAGGGGCATCTTCACATTGTCTACATTGAATAGGCATGATCAGGTTATTAGATTGAACAACTGAGTTTCTTGGCTGTAATCGTACCCCTTGAGCAACTGCAGTCAGTAAGTCAGAATCAGCATGAGCAACAGCACAAGCCAATTCACAACTTTTACAACCTAGACACTTTGTTGGATCAGCATAAATAAAGTAATTTTCTTTAATTCTTTCCAATGATATTCACCTCCTTTCTATTGTTCTATTTCCAAATTCTCAATGTACAATTCTCTTCCTGCGATGATTTCAACCGATCTGCTTTCACATTTAGGACATTGAAATTTATAATTATATACACGGAAGACATTGGTACAATCTAGACACTTTCCCTGCAGCGGAACTCGTTCAATAATTAATTCTGCTCCTTCAACAACAGTGTTTTGCGCATAAACTTCAAAACATTTTGTCAAAGTCATTTCTTCCACTGCTGTCATCTCTCCCACTTTTAGTTTTACCTTTAAGACCTTTTGAATCTGATGTTCTTTTATTTTAACATTGATAATCTTAAATAAATTATCGACTATTGCCATCTCGTGCATAGTATCTAATCCTTTTTTTAAATTTAATTGTTATCTTTCAGTACACGAGATACACGGATCAATACTATTAATAATAAGCGGAATATCAGACACCTTATTTCCGGGCATCATGACATGGAGCGCTTCCCAATTCATATAAGTAGGGACTCGCCACTTAAGGCGTTCTGGGGTGTCAGTGCCATTGGTGCGGAGGTAATAAATCAATTCTCCTCGAGGAGCCTCTGACTTGGCGACAGCTTCACCGGCTGGGATTTCCGGCAAATAATCAATACAAGTTGGTCCGTGAGGCAAGTCTTTCAGACATTGTTCAACAATCTTGATAGCCTCGAAGATTTCACGCAATCTTACCATTACTCTTGCTCTAACATCACAACCCTCTTCAACAGGGACATCGAACTTTAATCTATCATAAGCAGCATAAGGGCTTTTTTTCCGTACATCATAATCTATACCGGACCCCCTGGCCACAGGGCCAACCACTCCATAATGAATAGCAGCTTCTTTAGGTAAAACTCCCACTCCTTCTGTTCGAGCCCGAACAAATTTATTTTTAGTATATATATCGTATAGTTCATCTAATGATTTTTTAAGACACTCTAACTGCTTCGTAATATATTTAACCTTTTCAGTAGTTAAATCGTATCGTACCCCACCAATACAATTAGCCGCCAGGTTCATCCGATTACCGTAGATAGTCTCTTTAATGTCCTGAACTATCTCGCGTATCTCCATTGCATGCATGAACAAGGACTCAAAACCGATGATGTGAGCCAAAATGCCGGCATTGAACAAATTGGATCCCATCCTTTTTATTTCATCAGCAATAACCCTTAGATATTCGCCTCGTTCCGGGACCTGAATTCCGGCAATCTTCTCCAGGGCCATGCAATAAGTACAGGGATGACTATTTGAGCACAGAGAACAAAGACGCTCGGTTAAAGTTATGTTCTGATAAAAATTACGATTCATTGCCAATAATTCCATACCGCGGTGTACATGACCTGCTGTTATATCCAAGCTGACAACAGTCTCTCCTTCAACTTCTACCTTGAAATACATCGGCTCTTCTAACGCAACGTGCAGCGGGCCAACAGGTATTGTAAAAGTGCTCATTTAACCATTCACCTCCTTTGAAGTGCCGGCAAAGACCTTCTCCCACAATGTTTTAGTAGAGGCACCATTCATGGCT includes:
- a CDS encoding 4Fe-4S dicluster domain-containing protein; protein product: MERIKENYFIYADPTKCLGCKSCELACAVAHADSDLLTAVAQGVRLQPRNSVVQSNNLIMPIQCRQCEDAPCALACPTGAIYQEEGMVKINEKSCVGCKVCVMVCPFGAITVTADEAENGSSRTKKGKARKCDLCYSRMKDNKELSCACVEACPTKAIMLVDIESYRKKLLEARAKEAVQAYKHI
- the cooS gene encoding anaerobic carbon-monoxide dehydrogenase catalytic subunit codes for the protein MSNKRSVDPCVDQLVPIANKEGIETVWDRYEAMKPQCGFGQLGVCCRICWKGPCRIDPFGNGPQRGVCGADAHTIVARNLIRMIAAGAAAHSEHGRHVALTLLAAGEGHAPAYRIKDEQKLRSIAEKLNLEPAGKDLKQLAKEVALASLEDFSRQERTTPCSWAKETMTTERVDKLCKLRVMPHNIDAVVTEIMGRTHVGCDADAVNVMLGGLKGALADYTGMYLSTELSDVIFGTPEPVVTAANLGVLKENAVNIAVHGHNPLLSEIVCDVALKMNEEAKKAGAEDGINIVGICCTGNEVMMRRGIPLASNYLSQELAIITGAVDAMVVDVQCIMPSISKISECFHTEVITTLNENKITGATHIEFHEDTALDSAKKIVELAIDAFKRRDNSRVNIPSYKQTAITGFSAEAIISALSKLDANDPLKPLIDNIVNGNIQGIALFAGCNNPQTTQDNSFITIAKELAKNNVLILATGCGAGAFAKNGLMTQEATVAYAGDSLKAVLTAIGEAAGLNGPMPLVLHMGSCVDNTRAVKVAVAVADKLGVDLDKLPLVASAPEAMAEKAVAIGTWAVALGLPTHIGVVPQVLGSSVVAEFLTEKAKDLVGGYFIVETDPKKAAEKLIAVIKQRREGLGI
- the hypA gene encoding hydrogenase maturation nickel metallochaperone HypA, with the translated sequence MHEMAIVDNLFKIINVKIKEHQIQKVLKVKLKVGEMTAVEEMTLTKCFEVYAQNTVVEGAELIIERVPLQGKCLDCTNVFRVYNYKFQCPKCESRSVEIIAGRELYIENLEIEQ
- a CDS encoding nickel-dependent hydrogenase large subunit → MSTFTIPVGPLHVALEEPMYFKVEVEGETVVSLDITAGHVHRGMELLAMNRNFYQNITLTERLCSLCSNSHPCTYCMALEKIAGIQVPERGEYLRVIADEIKRMGSNLFNAGILAHIIGFESLFMHAMEIREIVQDIKETIYGNRMNLAANCIGGVRYDLTTEKVKYITKQLECLKKSLDELYDIYTKNKFVRARTEGVGVLPKEAAIHYGVVGPVARGSGIDYDVRKKSPYAAYDRLKFDVPVEEGCDVRARVMVRLREIFEAIKIVEQCLKDLPHGPTCIDYLPEIPAGEAVAKSEAPRGELIYYLRTNGTDTPERLKWRVPTYMNWEALHVMMPGNKVSDIPLIINSIDPCISCTER